One genomic window of Ascaphus truei isolate aAscTru1 chromosome 20 unlocalized genomic scaffold, aAscTru1.hap1 SUPER_20_unloc_3, whole genome shotgun sequence includes the following:
- the LOC142474725 gene encoding uncharacterized protein LOC142474725, with protein MKRRLKERSAGTPNTALHQLYIAQGPVRIPQHRRPSSEGAESDGEKYNAQYQSWEMEPAHVRWDSGEGCVPAHIPTSSGSAEVTQWVIEDPRLPASPAPLYPEGLSETWAPGPLQEQHEFREDLLRGLADFKYQLTRELAAARGEVRDGAEVVQAAIAGVSTEIRRLGLLLQPLIMMLTANTMLRRPQDTPPTSDMLHRPQDTPPTSDMLRRPQDTPPTSDMLRRPQDTPPTSDMLHRPQDTPPTSDMLRRPQDTPPTSDMLHRPQDTPPTSDMLHRPQDTPPTCDMLHRPQGTPPTNDMLRRPQDTSPTNDMLRRPQDTPPTSDMLHRPQGTPPTSDMLHRPQDTPPTSDMLRRSQDSPPTSNMLCPTQDMMPTSTMLRPLQDTPSTSTMLRPPQDMLCPPQDTPPTSTVVCPPQDTPPTSPMLHSPQDTPPTSTMLRPPQDTPPTSTVVCPPQDTPPTSTLLRPPQDTPPTSTMLRPPQDTPPTSTVVCPPQDTPPTSTLLRLPQDMAPTSTMLRPPQDTPPTITMLRPPQDTPPSSTMLRPPQDMPPTSTMLRPPQDTPPTSTMLRPPQDMPPTITMLRPPQDMPPNSTMLRPPQDMPPTSTMLHSPQETSTVGIMLRPPQDTPPMPVCLLSPATTPTPESPPSNSLVISQNAAMRSQASSVMSLDPPMSPAGTALLQLDGGSAMMMSEDPKPPTSLIDLPSVMSSVLDVKTSTTHPELPFQYAPPLVHQDNQDPGADPRPPTSTRETSWPF; from the exons ATGAAGAGGCGCCTAAAAGAGCGCAGCGCCGGCACCCCGAATACAGCGTTGCACCAG TTGTATATAGCCCAAGGCCCTGTCCGTATACCGCAGCACCGGAGACCGTCAAGTGAGGGGGCGGAAAGCGATGGTGAAAAATACAACGCCCAATACCAATCCTGGGAGATGGAACCAGCACATGTACGCTGGGACTCAGGAG AGGGTTGTGTCCCGGCCCATATACCCACATCGTCAGGAAGTGCCGAGGTGACACAGTGGGTGATAGAGGATCCCCGGCTCCCTGCCTCCCCGGCGCCTTTGTACCCGGAGGGGTTGTCTGAGACTTGGGCGCCGGGGCCCCTGCAGGAGCAGCACGAGTTCCGGGAGGACCTTCTGCGGGGCCTGGCTGACTTCAAGTACCAGCTGACGCGGGAGCTTGCGGCGGCCCGAGGAGAGGTGCGGGACGGCGCAGAAGTGGTGCAGGCTGCTATCGCAGGGGTGTCAACTGAGATTCGCCGACTCGGGCTCCTACTGCAGCCCCTCATCATGATGTTAACCGCCAACACCATGCTCCGCCGCCCACAGGACACGCCACCCACCAGTGACATGCTCCACCGCCCACAGGACACGCCACCCACCAGTGACATGCTCCGCCGCCCACAGGACACGCCACCCACCAGTGACATGCTCCGCCGCCCACAGGACACGCCACCCACCAGTGACATGCTCCACCGCCCACAGGACACGCCACCCACCAGTGACATGCTCCGCCGCCCACAGGATACGCCACCCACCAGTGACATGCTCCACCGCCCACAGGACACGCCACCCACCAGTGACATGCTCCACCGCCCACAGGACACGCCACCCACCTGTGACATGCTCCACCGCCCACAGGGCACGCCACCCACCAATGACATGCTCCGCCGCCCACAGGACACGTCCCCCACCAATGACATGCTCCGCCGCCCACAGGACACGCCGCCCACCAGTGACATGCTCCACCGCCCACAGGGCACGCCACCCACCAGTGACATGCTCCACCGCCCACAGGATACGCCACCCACCAGTGACATGCTCCGCCGCTCACAAGACTCACCACCCACCAGTAACATGCTCTGCCCCACACAGGACATGATGCCCACCAGCACCATGCTACGCCCCCTACAGGACACGCCGTCCACCAGCACCATGCTACGCCCCCCACAGGACATGCTATGCCCCCCACAGGACACGCCACCCACCAGCACCGTGGTATGCCCCCCACAGGACACACCGCCCACCAGCCCCATGCTACACTCCCCACAGGACACGCCACCCACCAGCACCATGCTACGCCCCCCACAGGACACTCCGCCCACCAGCACAGTGGTATGCCCCCCACAGGACACTCCGCCCACCAGCACCTTGCTACGCCCCCCACAGGACACTCCGCCCACCAGCACCATGCTGCGCCCCCCACAGGACACTCCGCCCACCAGCACCGTGGTATGCCCCCCACAGGACACTCCGCCCACCAGCACCTTGCTACGCCTTCCACAAGACATGGCGCCAACCAGCACCATGCTACGCCCCCCACAGGACACACCGCCCACCATCACCATGCTTCGCCCCCCACAGGACACACCGCCCTCCAGCACCATGCTACGCCCCCCACAGGACATGCCGCCCACCAGCACCATGCTACGCCCCCCACAGGACACGCCGCCCACCAGCACCATGCTACGCCCCCCACAGGACATGCCACCCACCATCACCATGCTACGCCCCCCACAGGACATGCCACCCAACAGCACCATGCTACGCCCCCCACAGGACATGCCACCCACCAGCACCATGCTACACTCCCCACAGGAAACGTCAACTGTCGGCATCATGCTACGCCCCCCACAGGACACACCGCCTATGCCAGTCTGCCTGCTATCCCCAGCCACAACCCCTACGCCCGAGTCCCCACCCTCCAACTCGCTCGTAATTTCACAGAACGCTGCTATGAGGTCACAGGCTTCCTCTGTGATGTCACTGGACCCTCCCATGTCTCCTGCAGGTACAGCGCTGCTACAGCTAGATGGGGGGTCTGCAATGATGATGTCCGAGGACCCTAAGCCCCCGACGTCACTGATAGACCTCCcatctgtgatgtcatcagtgctGGACGTGAAGACCAGTACCACTCACCCTGAACTGCCATTTCAATATGCCCCTCCCCTCGTTCATCAGGATAACCAGGACCCCGGGGCTGATCCACGACCCCCAACATCAACGCGGGAGACAAGTTGGCCATTTTAA